GGATCCGGCGTACCTGGAGCGGGGGATCGCTCTTGCGGGGCCCGGTCACAAGGTGGATGTCTTCCAGGACCCGGTAGGTCTCACGCGCTGCGGCGGGGGTGTTCTCGTCGCGGGCGGGGGTGTAGTCCACGACGGTGGCCGTCTCGAGGTCGAGGGCGGCGTAGACGGCGTCGTCGACCCTGGAAGCGGGGGCCGGGGCGATGAAATCGGTCCCGGCCCCGATCAGGGCGGTGACGTTGCCGTATGAGATCAGCTTGGAGTCGGCGATCAGCAGGAACTTCTTCGGTCCGGCCATCGCGCGCAGAGCGTTCATGGTGCCGGTGATCTGGGAGATCTCCGCGGCTCCGCCGTCGATGACGCGGGACAGCAGGGGGATACCGCCGTCGCCGGTCACCGCCAGGCCGGTCTGGATCTGCTTGAGGTCGTAGCGGCGGTCCTTGGGATGGCCGTGTCTGATGCGGGGATACTCCTCGTCCTGGTCATCGGCCGGGTAGGCGCCGTAGAGCGACATGGATGTCATGTCCCAGTGGAACGTGGACACATCGATGCCGAACTCGCCGATCGCCTGGGCCCCGATGCTGTCGGTGAGCTCTCTCAGCCGCGGGGCGATGGCGTCCAGGGCCCGGCCCAGACGGTCGTCGTTGAGCAGTTCCGCCTCAATTCCGAATACTTCTTCCACCGCCCACTCCCGGGCCCAGCGGTCCACCCGCCACAGGGGTGCGGGTGCGGTCAGCCGGTTGGCCACCAGCACCTCGATGACCTGGCCGTGCGTCACATGGGCGATGTCGCGGCCCGGGCACAGCCGGTCGACGGTCCCGGCCACATCAAGCCGGCGCAGAAACTCGGCAGCGACAGGCAGAGCGCCCAGACGCTTCTCCACCACGGAGGTGACCACACATTCCATGCGCGGGCGCACCGTCCGCAGCCGTGGGGACCGGGAAGACTTCGTCACACCCGGATCAACACAGCCACCCCCGGACCGGACACGGCCAGACACCAACTCCACCTGACTCAGCCACCCGCGAAGTACGGATCTAGCCAATCCATTCAACAGATTGTTGAATGCGGCTCATGCAGATACGGATTTCCTGGCCTGCGGGCCAGCTCACCGCGACCCTTGACGAGACCCCGACCAGCAAGGCGCTGGCCGAGGCCCTTCCGATCTCCGCCTCCGCGAACACCTGGGGCGAGGAGGTCTACTTCGGCACCGGCGTCTCCGTGGCCCTGGAACACGAAGCCCGGCAGGTCGTCGAGCCGGGCACGGTCGCGTTCTGGACCGAGGGCGACGCGCTCGCGCTGCCCTACGGCCCCACGCCCATCTCGCGCGGAGGCGAGAGCCGCCTGGCGAGCCCGTGCAACGTGCTCGGCTCGTTCGACGGCGACCCCCGCCTGCTCTCCACCGTCCGCGACGGCGATCCCATCCGCGTGGAACTGGCCTGACCGGCCCCGACGGGGTCCGGCCGCCAGGACAGCCGCGGCCGCCTACAGCTCCTTGAAGAAGGCCTCCGCCGTGTGCAGGAAGAGGTCGTTCGCCTCGGTCTCACCGATCGTGACCCGCAGGCCCTCGCCCGCGAAGGGCCGGACCACCACACCGGCCTTCTCGCAGGCCGCCGCGAACTCGGCGGTCCGCTCCCCCAGCCGCATCCACACGAAGTTCGCCTGGGTGTCCGGCACGGACCAGCCCTGGGCGAGCAGCGTCTCGTGCACCCGCGCACGCTCGCCCACCAGCGCCCCGACGCGGCCCATCAGCTCGTCCTCGGCGCGCAGCGAGGCCACCGCCGCGTCCTGCGCGAGCTGGCTGACGCCGAACGGCATCGCCGTCTTGCGCAGCGCCGCGGCCACCGGCTCGTGCGCGATGGCGAAGCCGACCCGCAGGCCGGCCAGGCCGTACGCCTTGGAGAACGTACGCAGCACGGCCACGTTCGGCCGGTCGCGGTAGAGCGCGACGCCGTCCGGGACGTCGGTGTCGCGCACGAACTCGCGGTACGCCTCGTCCAGGACCACCAGGACGTCCGACGGCACCCGGTCCAGGAACCGCTCCAGCTCGGCGCGGCGCACGGCCGTGCCGGTGGGGTTGTTCGGGTTGCAGACGAAGATCAGCCGGGTCCGGTCGGTGATCGCCGCAGCCATCGCGTCCAGGTCGTGCACGTCGCCGTCGGTCAGCGGGACCTGCACCGAGGTCGCGCCCGAGATCTGCGTGAGGATCGGGTACGCCTCGAAGGAGCGCCAGGCGTAGATCACCTCGTCGCCCGGGCCGGCCGCCGCCTGGATCAGGGACTGGGCCACACCCACCGAGCCGGTGCCCGTGGCGATGTGCTCGACCGGCACCCCGAAGCGCTCGGCGAGCTCGTTCACGAGGCCGGTGCAGGCCATGTCGGGGTACCGGTTGAAGCTGCCGGCCGCCGAGACCGCGGTCTCCAGCACCCCCGGCAGCGGCGGGTACGGGTTCTCGTTCGATGACAGCTTGTACGCGACGGGCCCTCCCGCGGCAGCCGGCTTCCCGGGCTTGTACGTCGGAATGCCATCCAGCTCGGCGCGCAGCTTCGGGCTCTTCTCGCTCACCGCAGGTCCTCCTCGACCGTCCCGTACGACGTCGCCGTCGACTCAATACTGCTCACCTTATGAGGATTCCGCCGTTCCGAGAATGGGGGCGCCTGGAATGCGGGGGAGCGCGCGCATATATGCGCGCGCCGGTGGCCTGCGCCGTGGCGCGCGTCCCTCGTGCAGGTGAGTTGAGACCGTCCCGAGACCACACCGTTTTGGCATGCCCGGACCCGCCAACAAGCCCCACCCTCACTCTAAGCGATCAAATACCTTCATTTCCAAGGTCATTGGGGGTGGCGAACCATGCAGAATCGTGCCTGTCAACGGGTGCATATGCACCCGGACCACCCACCCCACCGAGCCCTACTATCGGCTCGCCATGACAGCAGCAGGGAAGCATCAGGTGAGCCGGACCGAGACCACCCGGCGGGCCGCCGGCCGACAGGGCCGGGCAGGCATCAGGGACGTGGCCGCCGCGGCGGGCGTCTCCATCACAACCGTCTCCGACGCGCTCAATGGCAAGGGACGGCTGCCCGACGCCACCCGCCGCCACGTTCGCGAGGTGGCCGACCGGCTGGGCTACCGCCCGTCGGCCGCCGCCCGCACCCTCCGTACCGGCAAGTCGGGCCTCATCGGCCTGACCGTGACGACGTACGGGGATGAACCTTTCACCTTCACCGAATTCGCCTACTTCGCCGAGATGGCCAGGGCCGCCACCTCCGCCGCGCTCGCCCGCGGCTACGCCCTCGTCATCCTCCCCGCCACCTCCCGCCACGACGTGTGGTCCAACGTCGCCCTCGACGGCACCGTCGTCATCGACCCCTCCGACCACGATCCCGTCGTCACCGAACTGGTCCGCCAAGGTCTGCCCGTGGTCTCCGACGGCCGCCCCGCAGGCTCCCTCCCCGTCACCGCCTGGGTCGACAACGACCACGAGGCCGCCGTACTCGGCCTGCTCGACCACCTCGCCGCCGCCGGCGCCCGCCGGATCGGGCTGCTGACCGGCACCACCACCGACACGTACACCCGGCTCTCCACCACCGCCTACCTCAACTGGTGCGAGCGCGTCGGCCAGGACCCCGTCTACGAGTCCTACCCCGCCCACGACCCGTGCGCGGGCGCCGTCGCCGCCGACCGGCTCCTCGCCCGACCCGACCGGCCCGACGCCGTCTACGGGCTCTTCGACCCCAACGGCACCGATCTGCTCGCCGCCGCCCGGCGCTACGGCCTGCGCGTCCCCGAGGACCTGCTGCTCGTGTGCTGCAGCGAGTCCACCGTCTACGCCAACACCGAACCGCCCATCACCACCCTCTCCCTCAAACCGCGCCGCATCGGCACCGCCGTCGTGCAATTGCTCATCGACGCGATCGAGGGAGTGGACACCGGACGCCCCGTCGAACAGGTCGTCCCGACCGAGCTCATCATCCGTACGTCGTCGCAGCGCAGGCAGCCCCGAACGACCGTCAGCCCACCCCGTTCCCCGGCCAAGGACTGACCGCCAGACCGTCCGGTCGGCCTGCCGACGACCGGGCCCAGCATTTCAGCAACACCGATATCGGTAGAAAGCGGTAGGAACAATCGGCTCCGCAAAGGATTCACCACCCCTGGTGCGTCACAGAGCGCGAGCCGCATTCCTATGATGGGCGCACGACATCACGGACCCTCCTCCCCGGAGGTCAGGAGGGTCCGCAGGTGTACGGCAGCGCGACGGTGGTGGAGGGGTCGATGACTCAGGGGGCCGGTCAGGGACCCGCGATGCGGACGGACACGCTGCGGGACTTCCGGGTTCCAGTCACCGAACCCGCCGCGTACGCCGTATCCGCCGGGCATCCCGGCGAGGCTCCCGTGTACGGCGAGTACCCGGCGTACTACGACGACGACGCACCGGCCGTGCCCCCGCAGCCCGGCTACGCGCCGGCGCCCGCCGCACCGCCCGCCCCGCCGTCGGCCGCACCGCCGGCCTCGCGTCCCGTGCACGCGACGAGCCACACCCCCGAGGAAGACGACTTCGAGGGCTACACCCCGACCCACCGCGACCTGCCGATCATCGGCCGCGGCGCCCTCGGCGGCCCCGGCGACACCGTGCAGGTCCAGTACGTCCCGCCGGAGGCCGCGTCCGACGGCCCCGGCCCGCTCTACGTCGTCGGCGACGTCCACGGCTACCTCGACGAACTGGTCACCGAACTCCACGCCCAGGGCCTCATCGACACGGAACGCCGCTGGTCCGCCGGCAACGCCCGGCTCTGGTTCCTCGGCGACTTCACCGACCGCGGCCCCGACGGCATCGGCGTCATCGACCTCGTCATGCGGCTGTCCGCCGAGGCCGCGGCCGCCGGCGGCTACTGCAAGGCCCTGATGGGCAACCACGAGCTGCTGCTCATCGGCGCCAAGCGGTTCGGCGACACCCCCGTCGTCTCCGGCGCCGGCACCGCCACCTTCCAGGCCGCGTGGCTCCTCAACGGCGGCCAGCGCTCCGACATGGAGCGCCTGCAGGACGTACACCTGCAATGGATGTCGCGGCTGGACGCGGCCGTCCTGGAGGAGGGCCACCTGCTGCTGCACTCCGACACCACGGCCTACCTCGACTACGGCGACTCCATCGAGGACGTCAACGACACCATCCACGAGCTCCTCAACCGGGGCGACGCCGACATCACTTGGGACCTCTTCCGCAAGTTCACCAAGCGGTTCGCCTTCCGCGACGAGGGGACCGGCCCGCAGGCCGTGCGCGAACTGCTCGGCACCTACGGCGGCAGCCGCGTCGTGCACGGACACAGTCCCATCCCGTACCTGCTCGGCGAGGTGGGCACCGAGGACGGGGACGAGACGCGAGGCCCGGAGGCCGTGGACGGCCCGCACGTGTACGCGGAAGGGCTCGCCATCGCGATGGACGGCGGGGTGACGATGGCGGGCAAACTGCTCGTCGTGCAACTTCCCTTGAACGACTGAGGTTTGTAACCAAGGGGGTATTTCCGGAAAGCCCCTGTCACGGCGTGGTTCGGGCGCTCTACCATCGCACTATCCGTAGCAGGCTCTCCTCCGTTTGTGCCGGTGCCCCGTTCTACGCGGGGATACCGGCTTCTACGGAGCATCGGGGGATGCACATGACCAGCGCTCCGCACCTGCTGACCGAAGACCGACCGGAGTTCGATCGTCTCCTCGACGAGGCGCTGCGCACCGCGAGCGAACGGCCCGAGCTCGCCACCCTCGGCGAACGGCTGAACGCCGAACAGCTGCGCACCATGGCCCAGGGGGCCAGTGCGCTGCTGGCGGCCGCGGCCGCCGCCGAGTACGGCCACTACGTGAAGGTCCGCGAGGAACGACGCGACGAGGCGCTGTCCACACCCGGCACCACGGGGGACGAGGACGGCGGGCAGGGCATGGGCGGCGGCGCGGGAGTCAGCGCCGTGGTCGCGGTCCTCGCGCCCGTCCTGGCGGGCACCGCCATGCTGATCTTCCTGCTCGTCGGCTACAGCCTCAAGCTGATCGAGCCCGAACCCGCCTTCGCCGAGACCATGCTGACGGCGGGCTGGCTGTTCGGCGCGCTCACCGTGGCCGCGCTGCTCTTCGCGGTGATCGGGCTGCTGGTGACGGCCGTCCGCAACAGCGCGACCGAGGTGGTGGCGGACGAGACCGAGGCGGTACCCGACGAGGTGGCGCGGGCCCGCGAGGCCTGGCGGCACGCGCTGCTGGAGCGGGGCATCATGCCGTTCCTGCGGGACGCGCTGGCCGACCCGACTGCGGGGCCGGGCTTCCCGACCCCCAGGACGCCGGCGGCCGGGCGCATCCCCCACCTCGGATACACCCGGCCCGACTTCACCAGCCCTGGATCGCCCTCGGAGGGCCCCCGGCCCGGCTACACGCCCCCGGACTTCACCAGCCCGGACTTCGGCGGCCCGGAGAACCGGCCGCAGTAACCTCCGACCGGCCTCGCGCCCTACTTCATCTGCCGCGGCAGGTGGTTGGGGTCGGCGGGGCGGATCGGCGCGGCCGTTCCGGAAGCGGCCCGGCGGCGGACGTCCGGGTCACCCGGATCGGGCTGGGGCTCCGCCAGCCTCCACACCCCGTTGCACACGAGTTCGGTCGGGTCCTGGCCGTTGCCCGTATCCACGGTGCAGAAGGTCTCGTGGATGGCACCGCCCTCGGTCACCACCTGGATCACGAGGTTGCCGCCCTGATGCGCGACGGAGACGCCACAGGCATCGGCCGGGTAGCTGTTGTCGGCATTGAGCGTGAGGTCGTACCAGGTCCAATCACCGACCGTGTTGCCCGTGAGGTCGCGGACCCCGACGTAGGTGTTGGTGCCTCCCGGGATCACCGCCGTGAATTCGCGGCTCCCCTGGTCGCGGACGGAGTCGATGGACCTGCAGAGGGCCGGGCCCGGTTCGCCCTGCGGGCCCCTCGGGCCGCGCGGTCCGGGCGGTCCGGGCGGGCCCTGCTTGCCCTCCTCGCACCCGCCGCCACCGCGCGGGCCGGCCATGTTCCCGGCCGCCTGCAGACCCTTCTTCTTTTTGTTCGGCTTCGACTTGCACTCGTCACCGCCCGTCGGGCTCGCCGAGCTGACCGTGTCGGCCACCTGCATGCCCTGCGCTGCGGCGAACGCGGGGCTGGTGATGCCCACCATGACCAGGGCCAGCGACGCCAGGGTGCCGCCCTTGCGCCAGGTGCGCCGTCTCGGCAGCGGACCTGGAACTGACCTGGTCCTGTTTTCGGGGCTCATATACGCCGCTCCTTCTCGAAAACGCGAGGGGGCCCGGTCGGGCCCCCTCGGTCATCGTGGGTATCGCGGTCGCAAGTGGCGGGGCGCCATGCAGATAAGACCGACCGGCAGTAGGCGTCACTTGAGTCGTCGGGTGGTGGGGCGGGTGTCCCAGCGGTATTGGAGCGTCGCGCGGCGGATGAGCATGCGGAGCGTGACGATCGTGGCGGTGAGGTGCAGGTAGAAGTCCACGACGTTGCCGTTCTTCTCGGTGCAGCGCCGCAGTTTGCCGAAGCCGTTCATCCACGAGTGTGCGCGCTCCACCACCCAGCGTTTCCCGGCTTGGATTGGGGCGGGCACACCCTTGCGGGCGATCTCGACGGTGAAGCCGAACTCCTCCAGCGCGGTCCGGGTCTTCGCGCTGTCGTAGCCGCGGTCCAGGTTGACGTTGACCTGCTCGGGGAGTGGTCCGACCTGGGTTTTCACGGCGTCGAGGGTGGGGATGAGCAGGGGCGAGTCGTGCCGGTTGGCTCCGGCGGAGACCAGGCCGAGCGGAACACCGCGGGCCTCGGCTGCTACCGAGCGTTTCAGGCCCTGCTTGCCGCGGTCGACCGGGGAGCGGCCGGCCTTCTCGCCGCCGCAGGGCGCCTTGGTGATGCAGCCGTCGACCGACAGTTCGTCGAGTTCCAGGCCGATCATGCGGTCGTACGCCTCCAGGGCCAAGGCGTGCAGTTGCTGACATATCCCCAGGTCGGCCCAGTGTCTGACGCGGCGTCGGATAGTGCGGTCGGAGCAGCCGGGACTGGCGATGCGTTCGTAGCCGGAGCCGTGCACGAGGGCAGCGATCACGTGCTCGAAGACGATCCGGTCGGGGAGGCGCGGATTGTGGCAGCCAAGCGGATGGCCGTCCACGTGCGCGGGCAGCAGCGCCGCGAACTGGTCCCACAGGGGTTCGAGCAGGCATGATGGCAGGACAGGCACGAGCCCTCCGGTGATCACTGAGCGTAGAGAACTCCATGATCACTCAGGCTCGTGCCTGCCTTGCGCTCGGGCCGCCGATCACCGACACCCACGGCCCTACTGCCGGTCGGTCTAAGTCAACTTGTCGGACTAGCGGATAAGCCAAGTCGGGCTAACGCTGCGCCCGCAATGGCGTCCTGCACCCCGTGGATCTTCCACTGCATCGCTGCGGCCCCTCTCGATCGGCCTCCAGCATCGCAGAGACGCCCTGAACTACAGCTCGGTTCAGGCAAATAAACGTCACTGTGACGACATGTTGAGCTCTGGAAGTCTTAGCGCCCCAACTGCTTGAGGAAGTCGGTCACGAACTTCTCTACCTGTTCCCTGCCCTCGACATCCCGCACATCGAGTCGATCCACATAGTGGATGCCGGCGTGGCGCAAGAGGCGCTCGCGGCTCTTGTCGTCGGAAGCGCGTCCCTTATCGTGCGGTCCGTCGACTTCAATGACGCCGGCTCGTCCTCGGTAGGTGACGACGAGGTCCGGCTCGAAGGTGTGTCCCCGTACGCGCATGGCCCCAAGTGGCATGATGCCGATCGTTTCGTTGTCAGGTAGCTGAGCCTGACGTTCCTTGAGGATCTTGTAGACGTCGTGTTCCCACTGGTTGGTGAAGTGGAGCCCGTCCTCGATCGGATGCTGTGGCTCCAGACGCGGTTTCCGCGCCTGGTTCGTTGGACCGGGCCCGCTTGCAGTGCGCAACTGGCGTCGCCAGTCCACGCTCACTTCCGGGATCGATGGGGCGATCTGAATGTGATCGATGCACTCTCCCGGATCGCGCGCCATGATCGCGTTCATGGCCGTCTCCAGCTGCGACACCACAGCTTCTGTGAACCGGGAGAGCAGACGTGGCTCGACCTCCAGGATGGCTTTATAGCCAGCCTCGTCGAATCCGGTGTTCCACAGAATCAGCCGGGCTGTGGTCACGTCGGCGGCGATGTCTGCTGTCGCCAGGTCACCCTGACGATGGAGCGGGATGGCCGCCGCACCGAGTACGTGTTCGCCTCGCAGCCGGTCGACGTCGTCAGCGGGCAAGTTCTTCGAAGCTGCGAGCATGGCGTCAAGCGACCGCAAGTCTTCACCCATGTGGAAGAGTCTGACAGCTGGGATCGACAACCGGGCTCGAAACCAATCACCTTGGCCGCGTGGACCAGGTGTGGACCACGACAGGTCGAGCATGGCCCTGAGGGCGAGGAACACGCAGGTCATCTCGGGTGGAGATGCACCCCGCAGCACTCTCTTGAAAACCGTTCGGTCAGGAACTGCCCCCGCACCCATCCCCGCCTTGTGCCGACTGAGAAGCCGTCCGTATCCCTCCACGGCGACAAGGCTCTGTCGCGCAATCAGGACATCTCGTCGAGGCCCGCACGAACGGTCGGTCGCAGCGCACCGGCAGCCCGCAGGAATGCCACCCCGTGATCAACTGCTCACGATCCGGGCTCCGTTACGAGCCCAGAGGCGGGGATGTAAGCGAGTGCTCCGGATACCGCGACGCCACCTCGGGCTGTCCGGAAACCATGACTGCGACCCGATGATCCCTTGAGTGGGCCCTATCTCGCTCATATGGTCATTTCCGACCGCAGCGGTGAACGACCACAGCAGGGGACTCAGATGGAAGACAGGCGAACGGCCGGGGCAGTCCTGGGACTTGCGGGCTTCAACGCGGCCCTGACCATGGCAGCAGCCGTCGTCACTTGGGACGACGGCCCCACTCCATGGGCGGCCGCTGCCGCGACTTCCGTGCTCGTCTTCCTCACACTTATCCGCAAGCGCTGATGGTCGCGATCCGTGCGAGCAACAACCGCCCGTTATCCGTGATCAAGAAGGAAAAGCACCCTTGAAGCTCTCCTACCGCATAGCCACCGCCACCCGCGAAGCCGCCTGAGGCTTCCGGCCGCCGTCGATGCCCAGCACTGCCCTTGTGCACGGGGAAGATCTGGCGTCAGAGCATCAGCCCCCAGGTAGAGACGCCCAGCCGACTACTCCCCCCAAGGTGTAGTCGGCAAGGCGCGTTTCCGCAGGTCAGTCAGCCAGAGGGAGGTACAGCCGGTTGCCCGTGGCCGCGAACTCCGCCGACTTGCTGAGCATCCCCGCCTGGATCTCCTCATCCGTGGCCGAGTCGTCACCACCGAACTGCTCTGTGATGCTTCTGCTGATCTTCATCGAGCAGAACTTCGGACCGCACATGGAGCAGAAGTGCGCGGTCTTGGCCGGCTCGGCGGGAAGGGTCTCGTCGTGGAACTCGCGTGCCGTGTCCGGGTCGAGGGCCAGGTTGAACTGGTCCTCCCAGCGGAACTCGAACCGCGCGTCCGACAGGGCGTCGTCCCACTCCTGGGCGCCGGGGTGCCCCTTCGCCAGGTCGGCGGCGTGCGCCGCGATCTTGTACGTGATGACGCCGGTCTTCACGTCGTCGCGGTTGGGCAGGCCCAGGTGCTCCTTGGGCGTGACGTAGCAGAGCATCGCGGTGCCCCACCAGGCGATCATCGCGGCGCCGATGCCCGAGGTGATGTGGTCGTACGCGGGTGCGACGTCCGTGGTCAGCGGGCCGAGCGTGTAGAACGGCGCCTCCTCGCAGATCTCCTGCTGGAGGTCGATGTTCTCCTTGATCTTGTGCATCGGGACGTGGC
Above is a genomic segment from Streptomyces sp. NBC_01233 containing:
- a CDS encoding cyclophilin-like fold protein; this encodes MQIRISWPAGQLTATLDETPTSKALAEALPISASANTWGEEVYFGTGVSVALEHEARQVVEPGTVAFWTEGDALALPYGPTPISRGGESRLASPCNVLGSFDGDPRLLSTVRDGDPIRVELA
- the hisC gene encoding histidinol-phosphate transaminase; amino-acid sequence: MSEKSPKLRAELDGIPTYKPGKPAAAGGPVAYKLSSNENPYPPLPGVLETAVSAAGSFNRYPDMACTGLVNELAERFGVPVEHIATGTGSVGVAQSLIQAAAGPGDEVIYAWRSFEAYPILTQISGATSVQVPLTDGDVHDLDAMAAAITDRTRLIFVCNPNNPTGTAVRRAELERFLDRVPSDVLVVLDEAYREFVRDTDVPDGVALYRDRPNVAVLRTFSKAYGLAGLRVGFAIAHEPVAAALRKTAMPFGVSQLAQDAAVASLRAEDELMGRVGALVGERARVHETLLAQGWSVPDTQANFVWMRLGERTAEFAAACEKAGVVVRPFAGEGLRVTIGETEANDLFLHTAEAFFKEL
- a CDS encoding IS5 family transposase codes for the protein MPVLPSCLLEPLWDQFAALLPAHVDGHPLGCHNPRLPDRIVFEHVIAALVHGSGYERIASPGCSDRTIRRRVRHWADLGICQQLHALALEAYDRMIGLELDELSVDGCITKAPCGGEKAGRSPVDRGKQGLKRSVAAEARGVPLGLVSAGANRHDSPLLIPTLDAVKTQVGPLPEQVNVNLDRGYDSAKTRTALEEFGFTVEIARKGVPAPIQAGKRWVVERAHSWMNGFGKLRRCTEKNGNVVDFYLHLTATIVTLRMLIRRATLQYRWDTRPTTRRLK
- a CDS encoding IS1634 family transposase translates to MECVVTSVVEKRLGALPVAAEFLRRLDVAGTVDRLCPGRDIAHVTHGQVIEVLVANRLTAPAPLWRVDRWAREWAVEEVFGIEAELLNDDRLGRALDAIAPRLRELTDSIGAQAIGEFGIDVSTFHWDMTSMSLYGAYPADDQDEEYPRIRHGHPKDRRYDLKQIQTGLAVTGDGGIPLLSRVIDGGAAEISQITGTMNALRAMAGPKKFLLIADSKLISYGNVTALIGAGTDFIAPAPASRVDDAVYAALDLETATVVDYTPARDENTPAAARETYRVLEDIHLVTGPRKSDPPLQVRRILVHSTGNAKGQQRAREKRLAKAREDLDKLQHSAGGRYYSTAEKIAARLGVITRTRRVSGCLHTEITTDETGRPALSWHFDQDVLQAEAAVDGWYALLTTLTPEQADPGEVLRRHKGQGTVERRYSDFKGPLAVTPVFVQDNKRVAALITVICLALLLFCLIERQVRRALGGDQKMQGLYPGNQRVRPTGRMILYHLSDLRLRVGSATDPPVIAITRGIQLHLLDLLGLEPTHPRWPET
- a CDS encoding LacI family DNA-binding transcriptional regulator; this translates as MTAAGKHQVSRTETTRRAAGRQGRAGIRDVAAAAGVSITTVSDALNGKGRLPDATRRHVREVADRLGYRPSAAARTLRTGKSGLIGLTVTTYGDEPFTFTEFAYFAEMARAATSAALARGYALVILPATSRHDVWSNVALDGTVVIDPSDHDPVVTELVRQGLPVVSDGRPAGSLPVTAWVDNDHEAAVLGLLDHLAAAGARRIGLLTGTTTDTYTRLSTTAYLNWCERVGQDPVYESYPAHDPCAGAVAADRLLARPDRPDAVYGLFDPNGTDLLAAARRYGLRVPEDLLLVCCSESTVYANTEPPITTLSLKPRRIGTAVVQLLIDAIEGVDTGRPVEQVVPTELIIRTSSQRRQPRTTVSPPRSPAKD
- a CDS encoding metallophosphoesterase yields the protein MVEGSMTQGAGQGPAMRTDTLRDFRVPVTEPAAYAVSAGHPGEAPVYGEYPAYYDDDAPAVPPQPGYAPAPAAPPAPPSAAPPASRPVHATSHTPEEDDFEGYTPTHRDLPIIGRGALGGPGDTVQVQYVPPEAASDGPGPLYVVGDVHGYLDELVTELHAQGLIDTERRWSAGNARLWFLGDFTDRGPDGIGVIDLVMRLSAEAAAAGGYCKALMGNHELLLIGAKRFGDTPVVSGAGTATFQAAWLLNGGQRSDMERLQDVHLQWMSRLDAAVLEEGHLLLHSDTTAYLDYGDSIEDVNDTIHELLNRGDADITWDLFRKFTKRFAFRDEGTGPQAVRELLGTYGGSRVVHGHSPIPYLLGEVGTEDGDETRGPEAVDGPHVYAEGLAIAMDGGVTMAGKLLVVQLPLND